Proteins encoded by one window of Enterococcus saccharolyticus subsp. saccharolyticus:
- a CDS encoding DUF3021 family protein, which yields MSSIALILQMQGKFYEAKSTFVVAVICRFVGAATVIYQRNSWTLAKQTLVHFFVMLLTVYPLLLWSDWFKRDTFVDMFIVLLLFVLVGVLLWCGIMVFRKLFDLH from the coding sequence ATGTCCTCGATAGCTCTGATATTGCAAATGCAAGGAAAATTCTATGAAGCTAAAAGTACATTTGTTGTCGCTGTAATTTGTCGGTTTGTTGGTGCTGCAACTGTCATTTATCAACGCAATTCGTGGACACTTGCTAAACAAACCCTTGTACATTTTTTCGTTATGTTACTCACAGTCTATCCCCTTTTATTATGGAGTGATTGGTTTAAGAGGGATACGTTTGTAGATATGTTTATTGTTCTGTTACTTTTCGTACTTGTTGGTGTGCTCTTATGGTGTGGCATTATGGTATTTCGAAAATTATTTGACTTACATTAA
- a CDS encoding diacylglycerol/lipid kinase family protein: MKMKIMVIYNDTSGKNEGEKIAKDFKEFAKNNKDIEKIILQVTNPDVDEKKILQKANDHQIDTLVVIGGDGTVHHVVRMFQETIDQYKVGLIPGGTVNNLARVLEIPLNQKEAFQVIVNQHTRKIDYGKMNDDVMISTVTVGILADTASKVSQEEKQKYGPLAFTKRFFRILFKRRKYPLSIQTEDDFWQGKAHLVTITMTNSVGGFTQFDASATPDDGQMHITIIPKLQFFRFIYNIPRIFKGQFHKIPGVTYFSAHKAILKPLTDEKKIITRTDGDPTDDLPVELKVVHQKLEIFTPPTE, encoded by the coding sequence ATGAAGATGAAAATCATGGTCATTTATAATGATACATCTGGAAAAAATGAAGGTGAAAAAATTGCAAAAGACTTTAAAGAGTTTGCAAAAAATAACAAAGATATCGAAAAAATCATCCTCCAAGTAACAAATCCCGATGTGGATGAAAAGAAAATTCTTCAAAAAGCAAACGATCATCAAATCGACACACTCGTAGTAATTGGTGGTGATGGTACGGTTCATCATGTTGTTCGTATGTTTCAAGAAACGATTGATCAATATAAAGTTGGTTTAATTCCAGGGGGCACGGTGAATAATTTAGCTCGTGTGTTGGAAATTCCGTTGAATCAAAAAGAGGCCTTTCAAGTCATTGTCAATCAACATACACGAAAAATTGATTATGGCAAAATGAATGATGATGTCATGATTTCAACTGTGACAGTAGGAATTTTAGCAGATACGGCATCAAAAGTGAGTCAAGAAGAAAAGCAAAAATATGGCCCATTAGCCTTTACAAAACGTTTTTTCCGAATTTTATTTAAACGACGCAAATATCCGTTATCAATTCAAACAGAGGATGATTTTTGGCAAGGAAAGGCACATCTAGTGACGATTACAATGACCAATTCTGTAGGTGGTTTCACGCAATTTGATGCATCAGCGACACCTGATGATGGGCAAATGCACATTACGATTATTCCTAAATTGCAATTTTTCCGTTTTATCTATAATATTCCGCGCATTTTTAAAGGGCAATTTCATAAAATCCCTGGAGTAACATATTTTTCAGCACACAAAGCAATACTGAAACCATTGACCGACGAGAAAAAAATCATTACCCGGACAGATGGCGATCCAACAGATGATCTACCAGTTGAATTAAAAGTAGTTCATCAAAAATTAGAAATATTTACACCACCAACCGAATAA
- a CDS encoding bifunctional helix-turn-helix transcriptional regulator/GNAT family N-acetyltransferase — protein sequence MTNLQFIDKFRGFNRFYANLLGKFDFKFYGELFTIGEANVVAEIYNNHALSAKDISENLTMNKGQLSKMLNKLEKNGIIIRVPDKEDKRSFILSLTEKGKQMYLEQTEIVRAGLREELVPYSKQEIQRLDCAMTVFKNTYEKNNLIEICEAKIQDIGFVADLHSRVYSELGYHYAIQTHILNSLSHYTEQPHSGKIWLAKVNGVRVGSIGIVENDTADWEIHWFAVDAKYQHLGLGKQLLETLMNFVATKQLLHVYLWTINELTQARNLYVRSGFTLTEAIPTKKWKEHEVMDEKWEWKHN from the coding sequence ATGACTAATTTGCAATTTATAGATAAATTTCGAGGGTTTAACCGATTTTATGCGAACTTATTAGGTAAATTTGATTTTAAATTTTATGGGGAACTCTTTACTATTGGTGAAGCCAATGTTGTAGCAGAAATTTACAATAACCATGCATTGAGTGCTAAAGATATTAGTGAGAATTTAACAATGAATAAAGGTCAATTAAGTAAAATGTTAAATAAACTTGAAAAAAATGGCATTATTATTCGTGTACCAGATAAAGAAGATAAGCGGTCATTTATTTTATCGCTAACTGAAAAAGGGAAACAGATGTATTTAGAACAAACGGAGATTGTTCGCGCAGGATTGCGAGAAGAATTGGTTCCTTATTCTAAACAAGAAATTCAGCGACTAGATTGTGCGATGACTGTTTTTAAGAATACGTATGAAAAAAACAATCTTATTGAAATTTGTGAAGCCAAAATTCAGGATATAGGTTTTGTTGCAGACTTGCATAGCAGAGTTTATAGCGAATTAGGGTATCATTATGCCATTCAAACACATATTTTAAATTCTTTAAGTCATTATACGGAGCAGCCACACTCTGGAAAAATTTGGCTTGCCAAAGTAAACGGTGTGCGTGTAGGTTCGATTGGCATTGTTGAAAATGACACAGCGGATTGGGAAATTCATTGGTTTGCTGTAGATGCCAAATATCAACATTTAGGATTAGGCAAACAATTATTAGAGACGCTAATGAATTTTGTAGCAACCAAACAATTATTACATGTCTATCTATGGACTATTAATGAATTAACGCAAGCTAGAAATTTATATGTAAGAAGTGGTTTTACTTTAACCGAAGCAATTCCAACGAAAAAATGGAAAGAACATGAAGTAATGGATGAAAAGTGGGAATGGAAACACAACTAA
- a CDS encoding lysylphosphatidylglycerol synthase transmembrane domain-containing protein has product MKINAKTKFILNILALVLIFGIMFYLIKNSLADILAELKETSLLVLAGVVFLGIAYQFFEGWSIRSIVTGFSKKFRIFDGMLTAFHVAFYRVITFGMGTLISEVNYYNRKGLKVSQGMGVAALHMIMYKGAILTYAIFALIIQFSLFYEHAPKMIPLILLGMLMTGVIISFFLVISLSLKLQVGFVTLCHRFLKTQKMRDLVDRCNIQIYSLRETVSSVLTDRTALVKIYLLNVIKLGMWYLIPYICLVDNHPNVDFLLVFSLISFTLVLAGVLPSPAGIGAFEFVYLFLFSPLVGTVDAVSSMLLYRFASYVLPFLLGFVGVLVDRKNALSNELEELKAERNE; this is encoded by the coding sequence ATGAAAATAAATGCGAAAACCAAATTTATCTTGAATATTTTAGCGCTAGTTTTGATTTTTGGGATAATGTTTTATTTAATTAAAAACTCTTTGGCCGATATTTTGGCAGAATTAAAAGAAACGTCACTACTTGTTTTAGCAGGTGTGGTCTTTTTAGGCATCGCCTATCAATTTTTTGAAGGCTGGTCAATTCGTTCTATTGTTACGGGCTTTTCGAAGAAGTTTCGTATCTTTGATGGTATGCTAACAGCTTTTCATGTGGCCTTTTATCGTGTTATTACGTTTGGAATGGGAACATTGATTTCGGAAGTAAATTATTACAATCGGAAAGGGTTGAAAGTATCACAAGGAATGGGTGTCGCTGCTTTACATATGATTATGTATAAAGGGGCTATTTTGACTTATGCTATTTTCGCATTGATTATTCAATTTTCATTGTTTTATGAACATGCACCTAAAATGATTCCTTTAATTTTGCTCGGTATGTTGATGACTGGTGTTATTATTTCCTTTTTCTTAGTGATTTCATTGAGTTTAAAATTGCAAGTTGGGTTTGTCACTCTCTGTCATCGTTTTTTGAAAACGCAAAAAATGCGTGATTTGGTGGATCGTTGTAATATTCAAATTTATTCACTAAGAGAGACAGTTTCTTCTGTATTAACAGATCGGACAGCATTGGTTAAAATTTATTTGTTAAATGTAATAAAACTCGGCATGTGGTATCTGATACCGTATATTTGTCTAGTAGATAATCATCCGAATGTGGATTTTTTATTGGTCTTTTCATTGATTAGTTTTACATTAGTCTTAGCCGGTGTACTGCCTTCACCCGCAGGTATCGGTGCTTTTGAATTTGTGTATCTCTTTTTATTTAGTCCGCTTGTGGGAACCGTGGATGCTGTATCGTCGATGTTGTTGTATCGTTTTGCTTCATACGTCTTACCCTTTTTACTCGGTTTCGTCGGCGTGTTAGTCGATCGTAAAAATGCTCTATCCAATGAATTGGAAGAATTGAAAGCAGAGAGAAATGAATAA
- a CDS encoding DUF1294 domain-containing protein — translation MSEIIQNPVWVYLLLVNIYVFCLMGYDKQQARKKQWRVPEANLLLMGIVGGGLGGLLARSIFHHKTRKRKFLVYFLIGVIFDGFLLFFS, via the coding sequence ATGTCAGAAATAATTCAAAATCCAGTCTGGGTCTATTTACTACTGGTCAATATCTATGTTTTTTGTTTAATGGGCTATGATAAACAACAAGCAAGAAAAAAACAATGGCGTGTACCCGAAGCCAATCTTTTATTGATGGGCATTGTGGGTGGTGGACTAGGTGGTTTACTAGCACGTAGCATATTTCATCATAAAACGCGCAAACGAAAGTTTCTCGTTTATTTTCTCATTGGTGTAATTTTTGATGGTTTCTTGCTCTTTTTTAGTTAG
- the clpB gene encoding ATP-dependent chaperone ClpB, whose translation MNIEKMTTTLQGAIAEAQQIAVTRHHQEIDIAHLWKIFLQPNHFARNFYTDAGIDVDAFETEVDRALDEYPSIEGGNVQYGQSMSQNLYHLLNEADKLRESFQDEFLSTEIVLLALMKLKNYRLTKYLTKQGINEKELRKSIEEMRGGDRVTSQNQEEQYKALEKYGVDLVQQVKNGKMDPIIGRDEEIRDVIRILSRKTKNNPVLIGEPGVGKTAIVEGLAQRIVRKDVPENLKDKTIFSLDMGALIAGAKFRGEFEERLKAVLQEVKKSDGRIILFIDEIHNIVGAGKTEGSMDAGNLLKPMLARGELHTIGATTLDEYRQYMEKDKALERRFQKVLVKEPTVEDTISILRGLKERFEIHHSVNIHDNALVAAATLSDRYITDRFLPDKAIDLVDEACATIRVEMNSMPTELDQVTRRLMQLEIEEAALKKETDDASKKRLASLQEELAELREEANAMKMQWETEKEEVNEISNKRAEIDRAKHELEDAENNYDLERAAVLRHGTIPQLERELKALENKDTHDHLRMVQESVTENEIATVVGRLTGIPVTKLVEGEREKLMKLNETLHKRVIGQEEAVNAVSDAVIRSRAGLQDPNRPLGSFLFLGPTGVGKTELAKALAENLFDSEDHMVRIDMSEYMEKHSVSRLVGAPPGYVGFEEGGQLTEAVRRNPYTIILLDEIEKAHPDVFNILLQVLDDGRLTDSKGRVVDFKNTVLIMTSNIGSQLLLEGVTAEGTIPESVEEQVMTILKGHFKPEFLNRIDDTILFTPLSLDNVKGIVDKIVAQLASRLVAQEIYLSIADDAKSWIAEQAYEPAYGARPLRRFITREVETPLAKEIVSGRVLPKTNVTISLLNDQLVFQNEPIEE comes from the coding sequence ATGAATATAGAAAAAATGACGACGACACTTCAAGGCGCAATTGCAGAAGCACAACAAATCGCTGTGACGCGTCACCATCAAGAAATCGATATTGCCCATTTATGGAAAATCTTTTTACAACCAAATCATTTTGCCAGAAATTTTTACACAGATGCAGGAATTGACGTCGATGCTTTTGAAACAGAAGTTGATCGTGCCTTAGATGAATACCCAAGTATTGAAGGCGGAAATGTTCAATATGGACAAAGTATGAGTCAAAATTTGTATCACTTATTAAATGAAGCGGATAAATTAAGAGAGTCTTTTCAAGATGAATTTTTATCAACAGAAATCGTTTTGCTGGCTTTAATGAAATTAAAAAATTATCGACTAACCAAGTATTTAACAAAACAAGGGATTAACGAAAAAGAATTACGTAAAAGCATAGAAGAGATGAGAGGAGGAGATCGAGTGACCTCACAAAACCAAGAAGAACAATACAAAGCATTAGAAAAATACGGTGTTGATTTAGTTCAACAAGTGAAAAATGGAAAAATGGATCCGATTATTGGTCGTGATGAAGAAATTCGCGATGTGATTCGTATTTTATCTCGTAAAACAAAAAATAACCCTGTCTTAATTGGTGAACCTGGTGTTGGTAAAACAGCAATTGTCGAAGGATTAGCCCAACGTATCGTTCGTAAAGATGTTCCCGAAAATTTAAAAGACAAAACAATCTTTTCGTTAGATATGGGTGCATTAATTGCGGGAGCAAAATTCCGTGGTGAGTTTGAAGAGCGTTTAAAAGCGGTTTTACAAGAAGTGAAAAAATCAGATGGACGTATTATCTTATTTATCGATGAAATTCATAATATCGTGGGTGCTGGTAAAACAGAAGGTAGTATGGATGCTGGAAACTTATTAAAACCAATGTTAGCACGTGGGGAATTGCATACCATTGGTGCAACGACATTAGATGAGTATCGTCAATACATGGAAAAAGATAAAGCGTTAGAACGTCGTTTCCAAAAGGTACTAGTCAAAGAACCAACCGTTGAAGACACAATTTCTATTTTACGTGGCTTGAAGGAACGTTTTGAAATCCATCATAGCGTAAATATCCATGATAATGCGTTAGTAGCTGCAGCAACCTTGTCTGATCGTTACATTACAGACCGTTTCTTACCTGATAAAGCGATTGACTTAGTCGATGAAGCGTGTGCGACCATTCGTGTTGAAATGAATTCTATGCCAACTGAATTAGACCAAGTGACTCGTCGTTTAATGCAATTGGAAATTGAAGAAGCTGCACTAAAAAAAGAAACTGATGACGCATCGAAAAAACGTTTAGCCTCTCTTCAAGAAGAATTAGCTGAATTACGTGAAGAAGCAAATGCGATGAAGATGCAATGGGAAACTGAAAAAGAAGAAGTGAACGAGATTTCGAACAAACGTGCCGAAATCGATCGTGCCAAACATGAATTAGAAGATGCAGAAAACAATTATGACTTAGAACGTGCAGCAGTCTTACGTCATGGTACAATTCCACAACTAGAACGTGAATTAAAAGCATTGGAAAATAAAGATACGCACGATCATTTACGGATGGTTCAAGAATCAGTGACTGAAAATGAAATTGCAACGGTTGTCGGACGTTTAACAGGAATTCCTGTAACAAAATTAGTCGAAGGCGAACGCGAAAAATTAATGAAATTAAATGAGACCCTTCATAAACGTGTCATTGGTCAAGAAGAAGCGGTGAATGCTGTGAGTGATGCGGTTATTCGTTCACGCGCTGGTTTACAAGATCCAAATCGTCCGTTAGGTTCTTTCTTATTCTTAGGACCAACTGGAGTAGGTAAAACAGAATTAGCCAAAGCGTTAGCGGAAAACTTGTTTGATTCTGAAGATCATATGGTTCGAATTGATATGAGTGAATACATGGAGAAACATTCTGTGTCGCGTTTAGTTGGGGCACCTCCAGGATATGTTGGTTTTGAGGAAGGTGGACAACTAACCGAAGCTGTTCGTAGGAATCCATATACGATTATCTTATTGGATGAAATTGAAAAAGCCCATCCAGATGTCTTCAATATTTTGTTACAAGTATTAGATGATGGTCGTTTAACTGATTCAAAAGGCCGCGTTGTCGACTTTAAAAATACAGTCTTAATTATGACAAGTAATATTGGGTCACAATTGTTATTAGAAGGTGTTACTGCAGAGGGGACAATTCCAGAATCAGTGGAAGAACAAGTGATGACGATTCTAAAAGGGCATTTCAAACCAGAGTTCTTGAACCGTATTGATGATACGATTCTATTTACACCATTAAGTTTAGACAATGTGAAAGGCATCGTTGATAAGATTGTGGCACAATTAGCAAGTCGTTTAGTCGCTCAAGAAATTTATTTGAGCATTGCTGACGATGCCAAATCTTGGATTGCGGAACAAGCGTATGAACCAGCCTATGGTGCACGTCCATTACGTCGTTTCATTACCCGTGAAGTCGAAACGCCATTGGCAAAAGAAATTGTTTCCGGTCGTGTATTACCAAAAACGAATGTCACAATTAGTTTACTAAATGATCAATTGGTCTTTCAAAATGAACCAATAGAAGAATAA
- a CDS encoding GNAT family N-acetyltransferase: protein MESHDLEQLENVAHYLEQGGMIFFAIDGEQVLSTCMVIELQPDIWEICKFATNEKFQGKGAGKAVFAAALDYAKDKKTKKVVIYSNKNLKSALHIYQMFGFQEVPVDIDEYERCDYQAELIIDEEDH, encoded by the coding sequence ATTGAATCCCATGATTTAGAACAGCTTGAAAATGTAGCGCACTACTTAGAACAAGGAGGCATGATTTTTTTTGCAATTGATGGTGAACAAGTTCTCTCCACTTGCATGGTAATTGAATTGCAACCAGATATTTGGGAAATTTGTAAATTTGCTACCAACGAAAAATTTCAAGGAAAAGGGGCGGGCAAAGCTGTATTTGCTGCTGCTTTGGATTATGCTAAGGATAAAAAGACCAAAAAAGTTGTCATTTATTCAAATAAAAACTTGAAATCAGCGCTACACATTTATCAAATGTTTGGTTTTCAAGAAGTGCCGGTTGATATTGATGAATATGAACGGTGTGATTATCAAGCGGAATTAATAATTGATGAAGAGGATCATTGA